A window of Paenibacillus sp. 19GGS1-52 contains these coding sequences:
- a CDS encoding GNAT family N-acetyltransferase, with translation MKAGIEMSIRYASNIEIITKEALQELFLSVEWESGKHPNDLLQAIKGSHSIVAAWDGDKLVGLVNALSDDVLTVYFHYMLIHPSHQGEGIGKKMMEIMLDRYKGCKTKVLISYQSAVDFYQKCGFSKEDGATPMFISELV, from the coding sequence ATGAAGGCAGGTATTGAGATGAGTATCCGTTACGCTTCGAATATTGAGATTATCACTAAGGAGGCACTTCAAGAATTATTTCTTTCGGTAGAGTGGGAATCAGGCAAACATCCAAATGACCTTTTGCAAGCGATTAAAGGATCTCATTCGATTGTTGCGGCTTGGGATGGAGATAAGCTTGTCGGTCTAGTAAATGCTCTGTCCGATGATGTTTTAACAGTATATTTCCATTACATGCTTATCCATCCTAGTCATCAGGGTGAAGGAATAGGTAAGAAAATGATGGAAATTATGCTTGATAGATATAAAGGATGTAAAACGAAAGTACTAATTTCTTATCAGAGTGCAGTGGATTTTTATCAAAAATGTGGATTTTCCAAAGAGGATGGAGCCACGCCTATGTTTATTTCAGAGTTGGTTTGA
- a CDS encoding sensor histidine kinase, with protein MQKWHHIFHKSTGLSPYVWVVFYILPFYFIFRSSSPYQVVYGIIMIVVFFVCYVLSFVSKGWLVYFWTSVQIVVSITMTLLFGYVYFALFLAFFIGNIQKRVGFFTLYSIHLLTTIITINYELLSRNQVFISQLPFVLVSMIAVILLPITTYNRNNHDKLQVQLEDANKRISELVKLEERQRIARDLHDTLGQKLSLIGLKSDLAGKLITKNPAQAINEINDVRQTARSALKEVREMVTQMRGIRLEDELMRVQQLLKAAEIDFQLEGNPKLTNTSLITENVLSMCIKEAVTNVVKHSGAAACWVIIEPTRTDLIIKVKDNGNGIPGTNLYFKGHGLQGMRERLEFVNGCMDIVRAEGTTIVIKVPNAFQQPEREAKGS; from the coding sequence ATGCAGAAGTGGCATCATATTTTTCATAAAAGCACAGGTCTAAGCCCCTATGTATGGGTAGTTTTTTACATTCTGCCTTTTTACTTTATCTTTCGCTCTTCATCACCCTATCAGGTGGTTTACGGGATCATAATGATTGTTGTGTTTTTTGTATGTTATGTACTTTCATTCGTCTCCAAAGGCTGGCTGGTCTATTTCTGGACAAGCGTTCAAATTGTGGTTTCTATCACGATGACGCTGCTGTTCGGCTATGTATATTTCGCACTTTTTTTAGCTTTTTTTATCGGGAATATCCAGAAAAGAGTCGGGTTCTTCACATTGTATTCGATCCACCTATTGACTACTATTATTACAATTAATTATGAATTGTTATCCCGAAATCAGGTATTTATAAGCCAGCTTCCCTTTGTTCTGGTCAGTATGATCGCGGTCATTCTGCTTCCGATCACTACCTACAACCGCAACAATCATGATAAGCTGCAGGTCCAATTGGAGGATGCCAATAAACGTATTTCCGAGCTGGTCAAGCTGGAGGAACGCCAGCGAATCGCCCGTGATCTGCATGATACACTTGGTCAGAAACTGTCGCTGATTGGGCTCAAAAGTGACTTGGCCGGCAAACTGATCACTAAAAATCCGGCGCAAGCGATCAACGAGATTAACGATGTCCGTCAGACAGCGAGAAGTGCCTTAAAGGAAGTGCGTGAGATGGTTACGCAGATGCGGGGCATTCGGCTGGAGGATGAGCTGATGCGTGTACAGCAACTCCTGAAGGCAGCCGAGATTGATTTCCAGCTGGAAGGCAACCCCAAGCTGACGAATACTTCGTTGATTACGGAAAATGTGCTTAGCATGTGCATCAAGGAAGCCGTTACGAATGTAGTGAAGCATAGTGGTGCTGCTGCCTGCTGGGTCATTATTGAGCCCACTCGTACAGACCTAATTATTAAGGTAAAGGATAACGGGAATGGAATACCTGGGACAAACCTCTATTTTAAAGGGCATGGACTGCAAGGGATGAGAGAACGACTTGAATTTGTGAATGGTTGCATGGATATTGTAAGAGCTGAGGGGACAACAATTGTCATTAAGGTGCCGAACGCCTTTCAGCAACCGGAACGGGAGGCGAAGGGTTCATGA
- a CDS encoding helix-turn-helix domain-containing protein, protein MTSAIQPYKLLSDLLSRIEENVSGTSETEYLNDLPISTIHLRRLFKFAFGVPLQSYIRSRKLAVSLEDLMKTEKRVLDIAIDCGYEHEQTYIRAFKREYGLTPGECRVSGRNIHVTPPLHLFPKNSVCGNMVYGPEMVMIPSFHLIGRMYQIEIAEAPTKAPEVAKQFWWDNRHNIPNLVESNIFYGLTRKPDPSLSWTHYLPSMRVRDLNDIPDGFTGDTVPASMCVGFRYIGNHHYEEISELRAEALYTAIDRLVKEHNGRYELLDSEFFFEKIDTDAYDGQYCQMEWFAPIRVNNA, encoded by the coding sequence GTGACATCTGCTATACAACCATACAAACTCCTTTCAGACCTCCTATCCCGAATAGAAGAAAATGTTTCTGGTACGAGCGAGACCGAATATCTGAACGATCTCCCGATCTCCACTATTCATTTGCGTCGACTTTTCAAGTTCGCTTTTGGCGTGCCGCTACAAAGCTATATCCGCTCTCGAAAGCTAGCCGTCAGCTTAGAGGATTTGATGAAAACTGAGAAGCGGGTCCTCGACATTGCCATTGATTGCGGTTATGAACATGAGCAAACCTACATACGTGCGTTTAAGCGCGAATATGGGCTTACGCCTGGTGAATGTAGAGTTTCCGGCAGAAACATTCACGTAACACCTCCTCTTCATCTGTTTCCAAAGAATAGTGTTTGCGGGAATATGGTATACGGGCCGGAAATGGTCATGATACCATCCTTTCATTTAATTGGGCGAATGTATCAAATTGAGATTGCTGAAGCGCCGACAAAAGCACCCGAAGTAGCCAAACAGTTTTGGTGGGACAATCGGCATAATATTCCTAATCTAGTAGAATCCAATATCTTTTACGGTCTAACGAGGAAACCTGATCCATCGCTTAGTTGGACGCACTATCTACCGTCTATGCGTGTAAGGGATCTGAACGATATTCCTGACGGCTTTACAGGTGACACAGTCCCTGCTTCTATGTGTGTCGGCTTTCGCTACATTGGAAACCATCATTACGAGGAAATTAGCGAATTACGCGCAGAGGCGCTGTATACTGCCATCGATAGGCTTGTCAAGGAGCACAACGGGAGATACGAACTTCTGGATAGCGAATTCTTCTTCGAAAAAATTGACACGGATGCATATGATGGACAATATTGTCAAATGGAATGGTTTGCGCCCATCAGAGTGAACAATGCTTAA
- the psiE gene encoding phosphate-starvation-inducible protein PsiE: MVKINNKFRYVPLVLQWVLNLALIVLALILVVLLGKETLYIFHFINVGGDLSKLELLEGLLVYFLYFEFIALIIKYFEAKYHFPLRYFIYIGITAIIRLIIIDHESPMDTLLYAGAILVLVITLYIANTQQLKRE; encoded by the coding sequence ATGGTGAAAATAAACAATAAGTTTAGGTACGTTCCGCTCGTGCTGCAATGGGTACTTAATCTGGCCTTGATTGTACTAGCCCTTATTCTAGTAGTCTTACTGGGTAAAGAGACGCTTTATATTTTTCACTTCATTAATGTCGGAGGAGATTTATCGAAGCTGGAATTACTTGAGGGCTTGCTGGTTTATTTCTTGTATTTCGAATTTATAGCATTAATTATTAAGTATTTCGAGGCAAAATATCATTTCCCGCTCCGTTATTTTATCTATATCGGAATTACAGCGATTATCCGGCTAATCATTATCGATCACGAAAGTCCAATGGACACACTACTTTATGCAGGTGCAATACTTGTGCTGGTGATTACACTTTATATTGCTAACACTCAGCAACTCAAAAGGGAGTAA
- a CDS encoding tetratricopeptide repeat protein — protein sequence MFKFFIGFILLSRLVGNPFLALIILLVILYILDRRYVGIFPSVMKPFRRARQISKLRSTISLNPNDVSSKFELARHLTERKKYKEAKELLLQIEDRYEQSAEFWVEIGYVNLKLNHLDEGESQIIRGLAINRKAQYGQPYLRLAETFRHTDHDKALNYVTQFQEIQTSSSEAYYLAGSMYKALGRIEDAKRAFAESTAIYRSLPKYKKRQERGWALRSFFAKLR from the coding sequence ATGTTCAAATTTTTTATTGGCTTTATTCTATTAAGCAGGTTAGTAGGCAATCCGTTTCTGGCCTTAATCATCCTACTCGTTATCTTGTATATTCTCGACCGCCGATATGTAGGCATCTTTCCCAGCGTTATGAAGCCCTTTCGCAGAGCACGACAAATTTCCAAGCTCCGATCAACAATTTCGCTTAATCCTAATGATGTATCTTCCAAATTCGAACTCGCCAGGCATTTGACAGAGCGCAAGAAATACAAGGAAGCGAAGGAATTACTTCTGCAGATCGAAGACCGATATGAACAATCCGCTGAATTCTGGGTAGAAATAGGCTATGTGAATCTGAAACTAAATCACTTGGATGAAGGAGAATCACAGATCATACGGGGGCTAGCGATTAACCGAAAGGCTCAATACGGGCAACCATATCTGCGACTGGCCGAGACCTTCCGCCATACGGACCATGACAAAGCATTGAACTATGTAACACAATTTCAGGAGATTCAGACCTCGTCAAGTGAAGCCTATTATCTAGCTGGTTCTATGTACAAAGCATTAGGCAGAATTGAGGATGCAAAGCGCGCTTTTGCGGAATCCACTGCTATCTATCGCTCGCTCCCTAAATATAAGAAACGGCAGGAACGCGGTTGGGCGTTGCGCAGTTTTTTCGCTAAGCTGCGTTAA
- a CDS encoding phosphotransferase — protein sequence MVVRKGEIVINYNEVVSIGDTYLLTVVSELFGLEGYVIRQIPPHEGGRNIVYTCEKEGANAKILRIAFLPDRNREDFLGEVEYIRYLFEHGGTVADVVSSKKGNLLEEITHNNHTFFVCLFEKAKGKMLVENHYRYRDGAPITEYYYNCGKVLGKLHQISKGYTPVHRRYSFFDKFNAEYIDKLIPDSLSLIKEKIVHILNTLKGLDTNQETFGMIHFDYNDGNYSIDFNTGQITVYDFDNSCFGWYMYDLASLWTHGVGWTQSEPDAGKRRKFMNDYFETVLAGYRSETKLEDSMLDRLPLFIQVCIMESIVDAFEVMQNIGEEPECDEELSYLIKCLEDDIPYKGFFHDIYSCEEPFEYEERNS from the coding sequence ATGGTTGTACGAAAAGGAGAGATAGTTATAAATTACAACGAAGTTGTTTCAATCGGAGATACCTATTTACTTACAGTAGTATCAGAGTTGTTCGGATTAGAAGGCTATGTCATCCGGCAGATTCCGCCACATGAGGGCGGGAGGAATATCGTATACACCTGTGAGAAAGAAGGCGCCAACGCAAAGATACTAAGAATCGCTTTTTTGCCTGACAGAAACCGGGAAGATTTTCTGGGAGAAGTTGAGTATATCAGGTATTTATTCGAGCATGGCGGAACTGTCGCGGATGTAGTCAGCTCCAAGAAGGGAAACCTGCTGGAAGAAATTACTCACAATAACCACACTTTTTTCGTCTGCCTATTTGAAAAGGCCAAGGGCAAAATGCTTGTGGAAAATCATTATCGGTACCGGGATGGAGCTCCGATTACTGAATATTATTATAATTGCGGTAAAGTTCTGGGGAAACTGCACCAAATATCAAAAGGGTATACGCCTGTTCATCGCCGTTATAGTTTTTTTGATAAATTTAATGCTGAATATATCGATAAACTGATTCCAGACTCATTATCCCTTATTAAGGAAAAAATAGTACATATTCTCAATACTTTAAAAGGATTGGACACGAATCAGGAGACTTTCGGTATGATCCATTTTGATTATAACGATGGGAATTATTCGATAGATTTTAATACCGGGCAAATAACCGTATATGATTTCGATAATTCATGTTTCGGTTGGTATATGTATGACCTGGCAAGTCTCTGGACTCACGGTGTGGGCTGGACTCAATCTGAACCAGACGCCGGTAAACGCAGAAAGTTTATGAATGATTATTTTGAAACCGTCCTCGCGGGATATAGATCCGAGACCAAACTCGAAGATTCAATGTTGGATAGGCTGCCATTATTTATTCAAGTATGTATTATGGAAAGTATTGTGGATGCTTTCGAGGTAATGCAGAACATCGGTGAGGAACCGGAGTGTGACGAGGAATTGTCGTATCTCATAAAATGTTTGGAGGACGATATCCCGTATAAGGGATTTTTCCATGACATTTACTCTTGTGAAGAACCTTTTGAGTATGAGGAACGAAATAGTTAG
- a CDS encoding response regulator transcription factor, producing MIKIVIAEDQRMLLGALASLLDLEEDMKVVGKASNGEEAVLLVQLHKPDICIMDIEMPAMSGLEAAEALKNSGCRTMILTTFARAGYFERAVKAGVHAYLLKDSPSEELAQSIRSVMAGKRMYAPELMDEAYSGEVNPLTQREKEVLGLIADGKNTKEIASQLYITTGTVRNYISVILDKLGVGNRIEAITRFKEKGWFK from the coding sequence ATGATTAAGATTGTAATTGCTGAGGATCAGCGAATGCTGCTTGGGGCGCTTGCCTCGCTGTTGGATTTGGAAGAGGATATGAAGGTAGTAGGCAAAGCAAGCAATGGGGAGGAAGCTGTTCTGCTGGTTCAGCTCCATAAACCAGATATTTGCATTATGGATATTGAGATGCCGGCCATGAGTGGACTGGAAGCGGCTGAAGCGCTGAAGAACTCCGGCTGCAGGACAATGATTCTGACTACCTTTGCCCGTGCTGGCTATTTTGAACGTGCGGTTAAGGCTGGTGTTCATGCCTATCTGCTTAAAGACAGCCCTAGTGAAGAGCTGGCGCAATCGATTCGCAGTGTGATGGCAGGCAAACGCATGTATGCGCCAGAGCTAATGGATGAAGCCTATAGTGGCGAAGTGAACCCACTGACCCAGCGGGAGAAGGAAGTACTGGGACTGATCGCTGACGGCAAAAACACGAAAGAAATCGCCAGTCAGCTGTATATCACTACAGGTACTGTCCGCAACTACATATCTGTCATTCTCGATAAGCTTGGTGTAGGCAACCGCATTGAGGCCATTACCCGGTTTAAGGAAAAAGGCTGGTTTAAATAA
- a CDS encoding manganese catalase family protein, protein MFKRFDEIAIEIPEVERPDPNAAAAVQELMGGKFGEMSTLNNYLFQSFNFRSKKKLKPFYDLVTSITAEELGHVELVAHAINKCLHGSTSYKAPDETPLGPLKDVRNTYHALAGAQAALPIDSMGRPWSGEYVFNSGNLILDLLHNFFLECGARTHKMKVYEMTDHPAAREVVGYLLVRGGVHVVAYAKALEVATGVDVGKLIPIPSLSNKAFSETRKYESRSLHTKLYTNSDGDFTAIKQIWKGLHPEDGQPLEVIEGSPKGFPIAEAPEVPEEFAPGFSEEDFLAIAARLQQAANIH, encoded by the coding sequence ATGTTCAAACGATTTGACGAGATTGCAATTGAAATTCCTGAGGTTGAACGGCCAGACCCCAATGCGGCGGCAGCCGTTCAAGAGCTGATGGGTGGCAAATTCGGAGAAATGTCGACTCTGAACAACTACTTATTCCAATCCTTTAATTTCCGCAGCAAAAAAAAGCTAAAACCATTCTACGATCTTGTTACTAGCATAACCGCTGAGGAATTAGGTCATGTGGAGCTGGTTGCCCACGCGATTAACAAATGTCTACACGGCTCCACCTCGTATAAAGCACCTGATGAAACTCCGCTTGGACCATTAAAGGATGTACGCAATACTTATCACGCGTTAGCAGGTGCACAGGCCGCATTGCCGATCGATTCAATGGGGCGCCCTTGGAGCGGCGAATATGTATTTAACAGTGGCAATCTAATATTGGATCTGCTGCACAATTTTTTCTTGGAATGTGGTGCGCGTACGCACAAGATGAAAGTATATGAAATGACAGATCATCCGGCTGCCCGTGAAGTGGTAGGTTATTTGCTCGTTCGGGGCGGGGTACATGTTGTTGCCTATGCCAAGGCTCTGGAGGTAGCTACAGGAGTGGATGTCGGCAAGCTGATCCCCATTCCATCTCTAAGCAACAAAGCCTTTAGTGAGACACGTAAATATGAATCCAGAAGCCTCCATACTAAGCTCTATACGAATAGCGACGGAGACTTTACAGCGATTAAGCAAATTTGGAAAGGACTGCATCCAGAAGATGGCCAGCCCCTCGAAGTCATCGAAGGATCTCCCAAAGGCTTCCCGATTGCGGAAGCGCCTGAGGTTCCTGAAGAGTTCGCACCTGGTTTCTCCGAGGAGGACTTTCTGGCGATTGCCGCAAGACTACAGCAGGCAGCTAATATTCACTAG
- a CDS encoding aldo/keto reductase yields MMEPSSTAVSLRPLGQSSLSVSPLGLGCWQFSRGSGLVGRYWSNLEEGDILNIVRVSLEGGMNWVDTAEIYGGGKSEEALAHVLDQLKQEGSAHSTPFIATKWWPLMRTAKSITSTIEERLRCLGGRTIDLYQIHQPFSLSSIASEMKAMAGLVKAGKIRYVGVSNYSAKQMVQAHKLLKEYDLTLVSNQVKYNLLDRSIDRNGVMDAAKERGISIIAYSPLQQGILTGRFHKDPAQISSISRMRRMQSGLNEKSMARSRPLIDSLVTLGNKYDATAGQVALNWLIHYHGNTVVAIPGASKVRHAEENIGAMTFQLNKEELEHLNEASLAALK; encoded by the coding sequence ATGATGGAGCCGAGTTCAACAGCTGTAAGTTTGCGTCCGTTAGGACAATCTTCATTGTCTGTTTCTCCACTAGGGCTAGGCTGCTGGCAATTCAGCAGAGGTAGTGGTTTGGTCGGGCGGTATTGGAGCAATCTTGAAGAAGGAGATATCCTGAATATCGTGCGGGTTAGTCTGGAAGGCGGGATGAACTGGGTAGATACGGCTGAGATCTATGGAGGTGGCAAATCAGAAGAAGCGCTGGCTCATGTTCTCGATCAATTAAAGCAAGAGGGAAGTGCCCACTCTACGCCCTTTATCGCTACTAAATGGTGGCCGCTAATGCGTACAGCTAAGTCTATCACATCTACGATTGAGGAACGGCTTCGTTGTCTTGGTGGTCGGACCATAGATTTGTACCAAATTCATCAGCCCTTTTCCTTATCTTCAATAGCAAGTGAAATGAAGGCCATGGCAGGTTTAGTCAAGGCAGGTAAGATCCGTTATGTAGGAGTTAGTAATTATTCAGCCAAGCAAATGGTACAAGCGCATAAGTTGTTAAAAGAATATGACTTGACGTTGGTCTCTAATCAAGTGAAATATAATCTGCTGGACCGTTCGATTGATCGGAATGGAGTTATGGATGCAGCCAAGGAACGGGGCATTTCTATAATCGCGTATTCTCCGCTACAGCAAGGGATACTAACAGGACGGTTTCATAAAGATCCTGCGCAGATTAGCAGTATTTCCCGGATGCGGCGGATGCAATCGGGTTTGAATGAGAAGAGTATGGCCCGGAGCAGACCACTAATTGATTCGTTAGTGACGCTAGGCAACAAATATGATGCAACCGCAGGCCAAGTTGCTCTGAATTGGCTAATTCATTACCATGGAAACACTGTAGTCGCCATTCCAGGTGCATCGAAGGTCCGGCATGCAGAGGAGAATATTGGGGCAATGACTTTTCAGCTTAACAAGGAAGAACTGGAACACCTGAATGAAGCCTCACTGGCAGCACTGAAATAG
- a CDS encoding fatty acid desaturase — MLTDKQTSQLSSLKKSVAPYEKYDRKKSIFQLINTLGPLVLLWYASYLSLSVSYWLTLVFAIATSGFVIRTFIICHDCTHGSFFKSRKANDIIGTITGIVALVPYRQWKLSHSIHHASSGNLDKRGIGDIWIMTVDEYAAASNWKRLYYRIYRNPLVIFGLGPIVIFLIQYRFNIKGARRKERMNTYLINVSLVVIYGSLILAIGWQAFLLVQVPIIFVSGCLGIWLFYVQHQFEDTFFEKEEEWSYVSAAVEGSSYYKLPKILQWITGNIGFHHVHHLSPKVPNYNLELAHNATPPLHQATTITIASSLKAINFRLWDEENKEFISFRETKSRLRNPKLPHKTLKSS; from the coding sequence ATGCTGACCGATAAACAGACATCACAACTTTCCAGCCTAAAAAAAAGCGTTGCCCCTTACGAAAAATATGATCGCAAAAAGAGCATATTTCAGCTCATTAACACATTAGGTCCACTCGTGCTACTCTGGTATGCTTCTTACCTCAGCCTCTCCGTTTCATATTGGCTGACACTTGTCTTTGCTATTGCAACATCAGGATTTGTCATTCGGACCTTTATTATATGTCACGATTGTACACACGGATCATTCTTCAAAAGTCGGAAAGCCAATGATATCATTGGTACTATAACAGGTATTGTGGCTTTGGTTCCTTACCGGCAGTGGAAGCTCAGTCATTCCATTCATCATGCCAGCAGCGGCAATCTCGATAAAAGAGGAATCGGCGATATCTGGATCATGACCGTGGATGAATATGCAGCGGCTTCCAACTGGAAACGTCTGTATTACCGAATTTATCGCAATCCGTTGGTGATCTTTGGACTGGGTCCGATCGTCATCTTCCTGATCCAATACCGCTTTAATATCAAGGGTGCAAGACGTAAAGAACGGATGAATACTTATTTGATCAATGTTTCGCTTGTGGTAATATATGGTTCGCTGATCTTGGCTATTGGCTGGCAGGCCTTCCTGCTCGTGCAGGTGCCTATCATATTTGTTTCCGGTTGTCTCGGAATCTGGTTGTTCTATGTTCAGCATCAGTTCGAGGATACCTTCTTTGAGAAAGAAGAAGAGTGGAGTTATGTCTCGGCTGCAGTGGAAGGAAGCTCATATTACAAGCTGCCTAAAATTCTGCAATGGATTACTGGAAATATCGGCTTTCACCATGTCCATCATTTAAGCCCGAAGGTACCCAATTACAATCTGGAATTAGCACATAATGCCACACCGCCGCTGCACCAAGCGACAACCATCACCATTGCAAGCAGCCTGAAAGCGATCAACTTCCGTCTCTGGGATGAGGAAAACAAAGAGTTCATCAGCTTCAGAGAGACTAAGTCCAGACTTCGTAATCCGAAACTGCCGCATAAAACCCTAAAGAGTTCATAA